One window of the Paenibacillus beijingensis genome contains the following:
- a CDS encoding PhzF family phenazine biosynthesis protein — translation MKVPIYLVDAFTKHKFKGNPAAVCLLEEPVESSRMQAVAAEMNQSETAFIVPPDSGNGLTLRWFTPAQEVELCGHATLAAAHILWETGRLRGSEPATFQTLSGTLHAELGEDGTITLDFPSEPVRETSSPEELIQGLGLIPRYTGRNRMDYLIEVDSARTVRGLRPDWSMLSGLDGRGVIVTSRSDDAAYDFVSRAFYPNLGINEDPVTGSAHCALAPYWGKRLRKSRMHGYQESQRGGEVLVELQGDRVLLGGRAVTVLCGELDG, via the coding sequence ATGAAAGTCCCGATCTATTTGGTAGACGCCTTTACGAAACATAAATTCAAGGGCAACCCGGCTGCGGTCTGCCTGCTCGAGGAACCGGTGGAATCTTCCAGGATGCAGGCCGTTGCGGCCGAAATGAACCAGTCGGAAACGGCGTTTATTGTTCCGCCGGACAGCGGGAACGGTTTGACGCTTCGGTGGTTCACCCCTGCTCAGGAGGTGGAGCTTTGCGGTCATGCGACGCTGGCGGCCGCTCACATTTTATGGGAAACCGGACGGCTTCGCGGCAGTGAACCGGCAACGTTTCAAACGTTAAGCGGGACGCTGCACGCCGAGCTTGGCGAGGATGGTACTATTACGCTCGATTTTCCTTCCGAGCCGGTCCGGGAAACGTCATCTCCCGAGGAGCTCATCCAAGGGCTGGGGCTTATTCCGCGTTATACGGGTCGAAACCGGATGGACTATCTCATTGAAGTCGACTCGGCCCGGACCGTCCGCGGACTGCGTCCGGACTGGTCCATGCTCAGCGGCTTGGACGGAAGGGGAGTCATCGTGACGAGCCGCTCCGATGATGCGGCGTACGATTTTGTCTCGCGGGCATTTTACCCAAATCTCGGCATCAATGAAGACCCGGTCACCGGTTCAGCCCACTGCGCGCTCGCGCCATATTGGGGGAAACGGCTGCGTAAGAGCCGCATGCACGGATATCAGGAGTCGCAGCGGGGCGGAGAGGTGCTTGTGGAGCTGCAAGGGGATCGGGTGCTGCTCGGAGGCCGGGCCGTTACCGTGCTCTGCGGCGAGCTCGACGGTTAA
- a CDS encoding GyrI-like domain-containing protein, which yields MVNCTLVTKPALNLVGINYCGPYSSFPDESIRLQSEFLSRKHELNDAALSTALYCPYFGNEVFATYWVALEVHHMEQLPPGMVQIRLPSRRYVMAECTNKRIGEGYDLLFSWMAEQGLRKNDAAVSLEIFYVDEHWEEKPVELLVPLDEPALE from the coding sequence TTGGTCAATTGCACATTGGTTACGAAGCCGGCTCTCAATCTGGTCGGAATCAACTACTGCGGACCTTATTCGTCATTTCCGGATGAGTCGATCCGCCTGCAAAGCGAATTTCTGTCGCGCAAGCACGAGCTTAACGATGCTGCCCTGTCAACGGCGCTTTATTGTCCATATTTCGGGAACGAAGTGTTTGCCACCTACTGGGTGGCATTGGAAGTCCATCATATGGAACAGCTTCCGCCCGGCATGGTTCAGATCCGGCTGCCCAGCCGGCGTTACGTGATGGCGGAATGTACGAACAAACGGATCGGGGAAGGGTACGATCTGCTTTTTTCGTGGATGGCCGAGCAAGGTCTTCGCAAAAATGACGCTGCCGTATCACTGGAGATTTTCTACGTTGATGAACATTGGGAAGAGAAGCCGGTCGAGCTGCTCGTTCCGCTTGACGAGCCTGCACTCGAATAA
- a CDS encoding DUF2164 domain-containing protein encodes MKRWHLSKEEKSFLISSIMHYYEHERGEPIGELAADGILEFMLSTIGLYGYNKGLEDARRTLAERMQSLEDELYALQQPLR; translated from the coding sequence ATGAAGAGGTGGCATCTGTCCAAAGAGGAAAAATCTTTCCTGATCTCGAGCATTATGCATTACTATGAACATGAACGGGGAGAGCCGATTGGAGAGCTGGCAGCGGACGGGATCCTTGAATTTATGCTCTCCACGATCGGCTTGTACGGATATAATAAAGGACTGGAAGACGCCCGCAGAACGCTCGCGGAGAGGATGCAGTCCCTCGAAGACGAGCTGTATGCCCTCCAGCAGCCGCTGCGCTAG
- a CDS encoding metallophosphoesterase family protein: MERIAVISDIHGNLPALQAVLQDIAARGIGRIFCLGDLAGKGPGSAEAVDLIRSSCEIVVRGNWDDFIGKPTDNPALIWHQQLLGAERLHYLSSLPFSTEFIMSGRLVRLFHASQVSVYKRVQPWDAYEERFAMFNALAEGGPAADVIGYGDIHNAYVQHFEGRTLFNSGSVGNPLEIPQASYAIIEGEWEVREAAAFSIQLLRIPYDIEAAVRLAVEAGMPDLDPYVMELRTARYRGLHK; the protein is encoded by the coding sequence ATGGAACGAATCGCAGTCATTTCGGATATTCACGGTAACCTTCCGGCACTTCAAGCCGTTTTGCAGGATATCGCTGCCAGAGGGATTGGACGCATCTTCTGCCTGGGCGATCTCGCCGGCAAAGGACCCGGTTCAGCGGAAGCGGTCGACCTTATCCGGAGCAGCTGTGAAATTGTCGTGCGCGGCAATTGGGACGATTTCATCGGAAAACCGACCGACAATCCGGCATTGATCTGGCATCAGCAGCTGCTTGGCGCAGAGCGGCTTCACTATTTGTCGTCGCTTCCTTTTTCCACGGAGTTTATCATGAGCGGCCGTCTGGTGCGGCTGTTTCATGCGTCGCAGGTCAGCGTGTACAAAAGGGTGCAGCCATGGGATGCTTATGAAGAGCGGTTTGCGATGTTTAATGCGCTGGCGGAAGGGGGACCGGCGGCCGATGTGATCGGGTATGGCGATATCCATAATGCTTACGTGCAGCATTTTGAAGGACGCACGCTGTTTAACAGCGGCAGCGTCGGCAATCCGCTGGAAATTCCGCAGGCATCCTACGCCATTATCGAAGGCGAATGGGAAGTGCGCGAAGCAGCCGCGTTTTCCATCCAGCTTCTTCGCATTCCGTACGATATCGAAGCGGCAGTCCGTCTTGCCGTGGAGGCGGGAATGCCCGATCTGGATCCTTACGTAATGGAACTCAGAACCGCGCGTTACAGAGGACTGCATAAGTAA